A single window of Pontiella agarivorans DNA harbors:
- a CDS encoding aliphatic sulfonate ABC transporter substrate-binding protein produces the protein MKFKTILLFSALCACLASRTVSAETLRVGYNNWVGFIPFFVALEKGDFEKAGLTVEAKSFDAPGDGLVPLLANRLDVHFTTADAVVLRAGAAPGMFKIIGLVDTSAGADAIASAKGIASVADLKGKKIGVTLNECGHLLLVKALQKNGLTEKDVELINMTPDLAGTALSAGKVDAAVTWEPWISQIIGTGGTKLYSTADEPGLILDCIAVSKKSMKKKQAEIQTFMDIIYKRMDFVLSNPKEASEIAAPMIDIPAEEIEAILTEIELYSAAASVENMHGTALEAASEVSSFLLSKDMIPKSVDVAGLMDTSFLAK, from the coding sequence ATGAAATTCAAAACCATACTCTTATTCAGCGCCCTGTGCGCCTGCCTGGCCTCCCGGACGGTTTCAGCCGAAACCCTGCGTGTGGGATACAACAACTGGGTGGGCTTCATCCCTTTCTTTGTGGCTTTGGAAAAAGGTGACTTTGAAAAGGCCGGCCTGACGGTTGAGGCGAAATCTTTCGATGCCCCGGGCGACGGACTGGTACCGCTGCTGGCGAATCGGCTGGATGTGCATTTTACAACGGCTGATGCCGTCGTGCTGCGGGCGGGAGCCGCTCCGGGCATGTTTAAAATAATCGGACTGGTCGACACCTCGGCCGGTGCTGATGCCATTGCTTCGGCAAAAGGCATTGCTTCCGTCGCAGACCTCAAAGGCAAAAAGATCGGCGTCACGCTGAATGAATGCGGGCACCTGCTTCTGGTAAAAGCATTGCAGAAAAACGGCCTGACCGAAAAGGATGTGGAGCTGATTAATATGACGCCGGATCTCGCGGGAACCGCACTGTCTGCCGGCAAGGTTGATGCCGCGGTGACCTGGGAACCCTGGATCAGCCAGATCATCGGCACGGGCGGAACAAAACTGTACAGCACGGCCGATGAACCGGGCCTCATTCTGGACTGCATCGCCGTCAGCAAAAAGTCCATGAAGAAAAAACAGGCGGAGATCCAGACCTTCATGGACATTATCTATAAACGTATGGATTTTGTCCTGAGCAACCCGAAGGAAGCCTCAGAAATCGCGGCCCCGATGATCGATATTCCTGCGGAGGAAATCGAAGCCATCCTCACCGAAATCGAGCTCTATTCCGCCGCCGCATCGGTAGAGAATATGCACGGAACGGCGCTGGAAGCCGCCAGCGAAGTTTCCAGCTTTCTGCTGAGCAAAGACATGATCCCGAAGTCCGTTGATGTTGCGGGCTTGATGGATACCTCCTTCCTCGCGAAATAA